The following proteins are encoded in a genomic region of Streptococcus constellatus subsp. constellatus:
- a CDS encoding glycosyltransferase family 2 protein: MTISIIIPCFNEEESLPLFYAEMEKIKSQINDHFEYIFVNDGSKDRTLSILRELSQKNNSVRYLSFSRNFGKEAALYAGLQHAMGDYVTVMDADLQDPPALLIQMKNMLDENAELDCVGTRRTTREGEPLIRSFFAKMFYKLINKISQVEMVDGARDFRLMRRQMVDAVLEVSEYNRFSKGIFAWVGFKTEYLEYKNVERVAGQTSWNFWQLFNYSLEGIINFSDAPLTIAFVGGVVACLLAFFLIIIVIIRTLIFGDPTSGWPSMISIILFLGGFQLLTIGILGKYIGKIFMETKKRPIYVIKERSKR, from the coding sequence ATGACAATCTCAATCATTATCCCTTGTTTTAACGAGGAAGAGTCGCTTCCGTTGTTTTATGCGGAAATGGAAAAAATTAAATCTCAGATAAATGATCATTTTGAATATATATTTGTCAATGACGGCTCAAAAGATAGAACTTTATCTATTTTACGAGAGCTCAGTCAGAAAAATAATAGTGTTCGTTATCTCTCTTTTTCGCGAAATTTTGGGAAAGAAGCAGCTCTTTATGCTGGTTTGCAGCATGCAATGGGCGATTATGTAACTGTTATGGATGCGGATTTGCAAGATCCACCTGCATTATTGATTCAAATGAAAAATATGCTAGATGAAAATGCTGAATTGGATTGCGTAGGAACGCGTCGTACAACACGCGAGGGAGAACCTCTGATTCGTAGTTTTTTTGCGAAGATGTTTTATAAATTGATTAATAAAATTAGCCAGGTTGAGATGGTAGATGGAGCGCGTGATTTTCGTCTTATGCGCAGACAGATGGTGGATGCCGTTTTAGAGGTTTCTGAGTATAATCGTTTTTCCAAAGGGATTTTTGCTTGGGTAGGTTTTAAGACAGAATATTTAGAATACAAAAACGTTGAGCGCGTAGCAGGTCAGACGAGCTGGAATTTTTGGCAGTTGTTTAATTATTCCTTAGAAGGAATTATCAATTTTTCAGATGCTCCATTGACAATAGCTTTTGTGGGAGGGGTTGTTGCCTGCTTATTGGCATTTTTCCTTATCATTATTGTCATTATTCGTACCTTGATTTTTGGGGATCCTACGTCTGGCTGGCCTTCGATGATTTCAATTATTCTCTTTCTAGGTGGTTTCCAATTATTGACGATTGGTATTTTAGGTAAATATATAGGTAAAATATTCATGGAAACAAAGAAGCGACCAATTTATGTAATTAAGGAGAGGAGTAAAAGATGA
- a CDS encoding thioesterase family protein — MTLETKNIAIQDTYGNRFQHCWGCGPKNESGLHLKTYPSLDGTSCISKITPARQYTGGVPANLFGGMIAMIFDCHGTASAAWFAHQNKGLDLTEKTVIGRFITARLEVDYKSPTPIDEEITVVSRLEELGERKVIVTMEMIVADQVRAKAKMVAVAVKDNM; from the coding sequence ATGACTTTAGAAACAAAAAACATTGCCATTCAAGATACTTATGGCAATCGATTCCAACATTGTTGGGGATGTGGTCCTAAGAATGAGTCAGGCTTGCATTTAAAAACTTATCCTAGTCTTGATGGAACAAGCTGTATTAGTAAGATAACACCAGCTCGCCAGTATACTGGTGGTGTTCCAGCTAATCTATTTGGTGGCATGATTGCCATGATTTTTGATTGTCACGGTACCGCTTCAGCAGCTTGGTTTGCCCATCAAAATAAGGGGTTAGATTTGACAGAAAAAACGGTGATTGGACGATTTATTACCGCTCGATTGGAAGTAGATTATAAAAGTCCAACACCTATTGATGAGGAAATTACGGTTGTCTCTCGACTTGAAGAATTGGGTGAAAGAAAAGTCATTGTGACAATGGAGATGATAGTAGCGGATCAGGTACGTGCCAAAGCAAAAATGGTAGCAGTAGCAGTGAAAGATAATATGTAA